In Parasegetibacter sp. NRK P23, a single genomic region encodes these proteins:
- a CDS encoding efflux RND transporter permease subunit — protein MKLAEISIKRPSIVIVLFTILTLGGLLAYSTLGYELIPKFDTNAITVSTIYPGASPSEVENTVTKKIEDAVASLENIKKLESKSLESVSLVTIQLNSDADADYALNDAQRKINAILKDLPDDVDPPSLTKFSLSDLPIVTLAASANLDESKFFDLIDKRVSPVLSRVNGVAQVNLIGGQEREIQVELDAEKLKGYGLSVPLVQQMILASNLDFPTGNVQTREQSILIRLSGKYKSVDELRNLVLSSRNGIQVRLGDVADVQDGLKEVEKISRVNQKNSIAIQIIKQSDANAVAVSEEIQKQIAVLEKDYASNALKLEIANDSTVFTLEAADSVVHDLLLAVVLVAVVMLFFLHSFRNAVIVMVSIPASLIATFIGMALFGYTLNLMSLLGLSLVVGILVDDAIVVLENIYRHMEMGKNRVRASLDGTKEIGFTVTAITLVIVVVFLPIALSTGLVSNIIKQFCVTVIIATMLSLLSSFTIVPLLSSRFGKLEHLTGKTIFGRIILGFEKQLDKFTHWITGILKWSLGHKRITIAIIVALFFSSLYMLGGGYIGGEFFAKSDRGEFLVQLELPKDASIEQTNQLTQKAEEYLRKKPEIVDLITSVGQTSEGLGATQSTAYKSEIDVKLVSKALRADDSYVYAAKIKRELEPILVGAKVKTTPVGMLGTADQAPLALVVTASDLDSAMVFANAAHEELKKIKGATETKLTVESGNPEINVQVDRDKMASLGLNLQTVGTTMQTAFNGNTDGKFRAGEYEYDINIRYNSFNRSNIDDVRNLEFVNDAGMTVKLAQFANIVETSGPSQLERRDKSPSVTVQGQTVGRPTGTIAAEWQTAFEKIRKPTGVNYVWSGDMENQSEGFGTLGIALLAAILLVYLVMVTLYDSFVYPFVVLFSVPLSFIGALLALGLTNNSLNIFTILGVIMLIGLVCKNAIMIVDFANQRKKAGENTKQALIQANHARLRPILMTTIAMVFGMLPIAIASGPGAEWKNGLAWVIIGGLISSLFLTLIVVPVIYAIFDHWIEKANKRKNKKSIEELMVEDYVPTASEDGFTPIHVV, from the coding sequence ATGAAACTGGCTGAAATTTCCATCAAACGCCCGTCGATCGTGATCGTCTTGTTTACGATCCTGACCCTGGGCGGCCTACTCGCCTATTCCACGCTTGGGTACGAACTGATTCCAAAGTTCGACACCAACGCCATTACCGTTTCCACCATTTATCCGGGGGCCTCTCCGAGTGAAGTGGAAAACACGGTAACCAAAAAAATTGAAGACGCCGTCGCGTCATTGGAGAACATTAAAAAACTGGAATCCAAATCGCTGGAAAGCGTGTCGCTTGTGACCATTCAGCTCAACAGCGATGCTGACGCCGATTATGCGCTGAACGATGCGCAACGGAAGATCAACGCGATATTAAAGGACCTGCCCGATGATGTGGATCCGCCCTCGCTCACCAAGTTCTCGTTGAGCGACCTGCCCATCGTTACACTCGCAGCTTCCGCCAACCTCGATGAATCCAAATTCTTCGACCTGATCGATAAAAGAGTAAGTCCCGTGCTCTCCCGTGTAAACGGCGTGGCGCAGGTGAACCTGATTGGTGGTCAGGAAAGGGAAATACAGGTGGAACTGGACGCGGAAAAGCTGAAAGGCTACGGACTCTCCGTTCCTCTGGTGCAACAGATGATCCTGGCTTCCAACCTCGACTTCCCTACCGGTAACGTACAAACGAGAGAACAGAGCATACTGATCCGTTTATCGGGCAAATACAAATCCGTGGATGAACTACGCAACCTGGTACTCAGTTCCAGGAACGGCATCCAGGTGCGCCTGGGTGATGTGGCCGATGTGCAGGATGGGTTGAAAGAAGTGGAGAAGATTTCAAGGGTGAACCAGAAGAATTCCATTGCGATACAGATCATCAAACAATCGGACGCGAACGCTGTGGCCGTGAGTGAAGAAATTCAAAAACAGATCGCGGTACTCGAAAAAGATTATGCTTCCAACGCATTGAAACTGGAAATCGCCAACGACAGTACCGTTTTCACGCTCGAAGCCGCGGATTCGGTAGTACACGATCTCTTACTCGCCGTAGTACTGGTGGCCGTTGTGATGTTGTTCTTCCTGCATAGTTTCAGGAACGCAGTCATCGTAATGGTTTCTATTCCCGCTTCGCTGATCGCGACCTTTATCGGGATGGCACTGTTCGGTTATACGCTGAACCTGATGAGTTTGCTGGGTCTCTCACTGGTGGTCGGTATCCTTGTGGACGATGCCATCGTGGTACTGGAGAACATCTACCGCCACATGGAAATGGGCAAGAACCGTGTACGCGCTTCGCTGGACGGCACCAAAGAGATCGGCTTCACGGTTACCGCGATCACCCTCGTAATCGTGGTGGTGTTCCTGCCCATCGCTTTGAGTACGGGCCTCGTTTCCAATATCATCAAGCAGTTCTGCGTAACGGTGATCATCGCCACTATGCTTTCATTGCTTTCTTCTTTCACCATCGTTCCCCTGCTCTCTTCCCGCTTCGGTAAGCTGGAACATCTTACGGGTAAAACAATTTTCGGAAGAATCATTCTCGGTTTCGAAAAACAACTGGATAAATTCACCCACTGGATCACAGGCATCCTGAAATGGTCCCTAGGCCACAAAAGGATCACCATCGCCATTATCGTGGCGCTTTTCTTCAGCTCCCTTTACATGCTGGGTGGCGGCTACATTGGCGGTGAATTCTTCGCAAAGAGTGACCGTGGTGAATTCCTTGTTCAGCTTGAACTTCCCAAAGATGCTTCCATAGAACAGACCAACCAGTTGACGCAAAAGGCGGAAGAATATTTAAGAAAGAAACCCGAGATCGTGGACCTGATTACTTCTGTTGGCCAAACCAGTGAAGGGCTTGGCGCCACACAGAGTACAGCGTACAAATCAGAGATCGATGTAAAACTGGTAAGCAAAGCATTGCGTGCAGATGACTCCTATGTATACGCGGCAAAAATAAAACGCGAGCTGGAACCCATACTGGTAGGTGCGAAAGTGAAAACCACGCCCGTAGGTATGTTGGGTACCGCCGATCAGGCACCGCTGGCGCTGGTGGTTACCGCCTCCGACCTGGATAGCGCCATGGTATTCGCCAACGCCGCACACGAAGAACTGAAAAAGATAAAAGGCGCCACAGAAACCAAACTCACCGTAGAATCGGGTAACCCCGAGATCAATGTACAGGTGGACCGGGATAAGATGGCGAGCCTGGGCCTGAACCTGCAAACAGTGGGTACCACCATGCAAACCGCCTTCAATGGCAATACGGATGGAAAGTTCCGCGCAGGCGAATATGAATACGATATCAATATCCGCTACAACAGCTTCAACCGCTCCAATATTGACGACGTGCGCAACCTGGAATTCGTGAACGACGCGGGCATGACCGTGAAGCTCGCACAGTTCGCCAACATCGTGGAAACATCCGGTCCGAGCCAGTTGGAAAGAAGGGATAAAAGTCCGTCCGTAACCGTACAAGGACAAACAGTTGGTCGCCCAACGGGAACCATCGCGGCTGAATGGCAGACCGCTTTTGAAAAGATCAGGAAACCCACGGGCGTGAACTATGTTTGGAGCGGTGATATGGAGAACCAGAGTGAAGGATTCGGCACACTCGGTATCGCTCTGCTGGCCGCCATACTGCTGGTGTACCTCGTAATGGTAACATTGTACGACAGCTTCGTGTATCCATTCGTGGTACTCTTCTCGGTGCCGCTCTCCTTCATCGGTGCACTGCTGGCCCTGGGCTTAACGAACAACTCGCTGAACATCTTCACCATCCTGGGCGTCATCATGCTGATCGGACTGGTTTGTAAGAACGCGATCATGATCGTAGACTTCGCCAACCAGCGGAAGAAAGCCGGAGAAAATACCAAACAGGCGCTGATACAGGCCAACCACGCGCGTTTGCGCCCCATCCTGATGACCACCATCGCCATGGTGTTCGGGATGTTGCCCATCGCCATCGCCTCTGGTCCCGGTGCCGAATGGAAGAACGGACTCGCCTGGGTGATCATCGGCGGACTGATCAGTTCGTTGTTCCTGACACTCATCGTGGTACCAGTGATCTACGCCATCTTCGACCACTGGATCGAAAAGGCGAACAAAAGAAAAAACAAAAAATCTATTGAAGAGCTGATGGTGGAAGACTATGTCCCCACAGCCAGTGAGGACGGTTTTACACCGATACATGTAGTGTAG
- a CDS encoding nitroreductase — translation MNQSFTTFEHIVRKRRTTKPPMMNGQKIPDEQVKDLLKLANWAPTHGRTEPWRFYVYTGESMAKFCQEHADMYKANTPEDKFVAATYENLRNMGSKASHLIIAIMKRGNLPKIPAWEEMAATSAAVEHILLGATALGIASYWGSGGMITHQVMKDHYQLGEEDMVLGAVYLGYADVEMPAVRNTWIEEKAVWL, via the coding sequence ATGAACCAGTCTTTTACAACTTTTGAGCATATTGTCAGAAAGCGCCGTACCACCAAGCCGCCCATGATGAACGGGCAGAAAATCCCCGACGAGCAGGTGAAGGATCTCCTGAAACTGGCCAACTGGGCGCCAACCCATGGCAGAACCGAACCCTGGAGGTTTTATGTATATACCGGTGAATCAATGGCGAAATTCTGCCAGGAACATGCGGATATGTACAAGGCCAATACCCCGGAAGATAAATTCGTGGCCGCCACTTACGAGAACCTGCGCAATATGGGCAGCAAGGCTTCCCACCTGATTATCGCCATCATGAAACGCGGTAACCTGCCCAAAATTCCCGCATGGGAGGAGATGGCCGCCACCTCCGCCGCGGTAGAGCACATACTTCTTGGCGCCACCGCGCTGGGCATCGCTTCCTACTGGGGATCGGGTGGAATGATCACGCACCAGGTAATGAAAGATCATTACCAGTTGGGAGAAGAAGATATGGTACTGGGCGCGGTGTACCTCGGCTACGCCGATGTGGAGATGCCCGCTGTAAGAAATACCTGGATCGAAGAAAAAGCTGTTTGGTTGTAA
- a CDS encoding TlpA disulfide reductase family protein, with amino-acid sequence MKQRFLLVAAILPAFALAQQTNFSISGKIGKLNPPAKVYIDYSSMEGGGGTDSADVVNGTFTIKGKVTGYGYARMGLDHEGKGKQHTVYMGDTHYFYFGEGENLKITSKDSLLNASYKGSKVYDAYMAYNKFIGGSIMELTKAVNAAFNAGTEAQKKDSNFLKMVDQRFRQNLSNRNEKQILFAEQNPGSYFSVVALSEAAGAKMDVARIEPIFNAIKEKWRNTDAGKELVQRMASVSLTAVGSEAPAFTQANVEGKPVALKDFKGKYVLVEFWASWCGPCRAENPNLVKQYAQYKEKGFEILSVSLDSEKDKWVDAIQKDGLPWTHVSDLKGWNNAVGRLYGVRGVPASFLVGPDGKIVGKDLRGESLNKKLEEVMGE; translated from the coding sequence ATGAAGCAACGTTTTTTATTAGTAGCGGCCATTCTCCCGGCTTTCGCCCTGGCGCAGCAAACGAATTTCTCCATCAGCGGAAAGATCGGTAAGCTGAATCCTCCCGCCAAAGTGTATATCGACTATTCCAGCATGGAAGGCGGTGGCGGAACCGATTCGGCCGATGTGGTGAACGGAACTTTTACCATCAAAGGAAAAGTTACCGGTTATGGATATGCGCGGATGGGCCTGGATCATGAGGGGAAAGGAAAACAGCATACCGTGTACATGGGCGATACGCATTACTTTTATTTCGGAGAAGGGGAAAACCTGAAGATCACCTCCAAAGATTCACTGCTGAACGCCAGCTACAAAGGTTCTAAAGTATACGATGCGTACATGGCCTACAACAAGTTTATCGGTGGCTCCATTATGGAACTCACCAAAGCCGTGAATGCCGCGTTCAATGCCGGTACCGAGGCGCAGAAAAAAGATTCTAATTTCCTCAAAATGGTGGACCAGCGGTTCCGTCAGAACCTGAGCAACAGGAACGAAAAACAAATCCTGTTCGCGGAGCAGAATCCTGGTTCCTATTTCAGTGTAGTGGCCCTCTCCGAAGCCGCGGGTGCCAAAATGGACGTGGCACGTATTGAACCGATCTTCAATGCGATCAAAGAGAAATGGCGCAATACCGATGCCGGGAAAGAACTGGTGCAGCGCATGGCCTCCGTTAGCTTAACGGCGGTGGGCTCCGAAGCGCCTGCCTTCACGCAGGCGAATGTGGAAGGAAAGCCCGTTGCCCTGAAAGATTTCAAAGGCAAATACGTGCTGGTGGAATTCTGGGCAAGCTGGTGCGGTCCCTGCCGGGCTGAGAACCCTAACCTGGTGAAACAATATGCGCAGTACAAAGAGAAGGGCTTCGAAATACTAAGCGTTTCCCTCGACAGTGAAAAAGACAAATGGGTGGACGCGATCCAGAAAGACGGGCTGCCCTGGACGCATGTGTCCGATCTGAAAGGCTGGAACAACGCGGTGGGTCGTTTATATGGTGTTCGTGGTGTTCCCGCCAGTTTTCTTGTTGGTCCCGATGGAAAGATCGTAGGGAAGGACCTTCGAGGTGAAAGTCTGAACAAGAAGCTGGAAGAAGTAATGGGCGAATAA
- a CDS encoding PKD-like family lipoprotein encodes MKKICALVYASMVCLLFTVLPGCYKDKGNYDYNMPEEPVITGLDSVYNVLVGDSLIIAPKIEIKSASSLSYEWRIGTPDPKLEDVVDSGSAMRVIFGLQAERYYGKLTVINNDNGMKYFRYFIVSGQTNFFKGTTVLSVENGETHVSFIKMDGSVQARLYGAVNPNTPLPTAPTQLVALPEAYRPGTVKTYWVFGKNGINTGVRIDANTFRANRVLKEHFFDAPETITASNMFASSFGVLVGVVNDKLIVGESRTWDQAPIFGMFPLPAPGDYTLSSEMIYTDGILDGYFSFTGFDKVKKQFVRLGIPGDATYYGTAYDVLGTAFDPKNLGTDIFKMLKIRGGIGYAYSKTETGTFEYKFNAQFNPGNSGTQQITFNAMRKRAFMRPELIKPNTLWAANTSEIIFFSSGDRIYRYNPENEDFRELTTTFNGKEITMLKVSGAIGDTLIVGVEGSIYYLNVGVGANGELVKKTDGIPGAPIDIATR; translated from the coding sequence ATGAAAAAAATATGCGCTCTTGTATATGCATCAATGGTATGCCTGTTGTTTACAGTATTACCGGGGTGTTATAAAGACAAAGGAAATTACGATTACAATATGCCGGAGGAACCGGTAATTACGGGGTTGGATTCCGTTTACAACGTGTTGGTCGGCGATAGTCTGATTATCGCGCCGAAGATTGAAATAAAATCTGCCTCCAGTCTGAGTTATGAATGGCGCATTGGAACACCCGATCCAAAACTGGAGGATGTGGTGGACTCCGGCAGTGCCATGCGGGTGATTTTCGGACTTCAGGCAGAGAGGTATTATGGAAAACTTACCGTTATCAACAACGATAACGGGATGAAATATTTCAGATACTTCATTGTGTCTGGCCAAACCAATTTCTTTAAGGGAACCACGGTGCTGAGTGTTGAAAATGGTGAAACCCATGTTTCGTTTATTAAAATGGATGGCTCAGTGCAGGCGCGCTTATACGGTGCCGTTAACCCGAATACACCGTTGCCAACAGCGCCTACGCAACTGGTCGCGTTACCCGAAGCGTACAGGCCGGGTACAGTTAAAACCTATTGGGTGTTCGGTAAAAACGGGATAAACACCGGCGTGCGGATAGATGCCAATACTTTCCGTGCGAACCGTGTGCTGAAGGAACATTTTTTTGATGCGCCCGAAACGATAACCGCATCCAATATGTTCGCCTCCTCTTTCGGGGTATTGGTAGGTGTGGTGAATGATAAATTGATCGTGGGTGAGTCCCGGACCTGGGATCAGGCACCAATATTCGGGATGTTCCCACTGCCCGCACCCGGAGACTATACGCTTTCTTCAGAAATGATTTATACTGATGGGATACTTGATGGTTATTTCAGTTTCACCGGATTCGATAAAGTTAAAAAACAATTTGTGCGGCTCGGTATTCCCGGAGACGCCACTTACTATGGTACAGCGTATGATGTATTGGGAACCGCTTTCGATCCGAAAAACCTCGGCACCGATATTTTTAAGATGTTGAAAATAAGGGGCGGTATTGGTTATGCCTACAGCAAAACGGAAACCGGAACATTTGAATACAAGTTCAACGCCCAGTTTAATCCCGGAAATTCAGGAACACAGCAGATCACTTTCAACGCCATGAGAAAAAGGGCGTTTATGCGTCCGGAATTGATCAAACCCAATACATTATGGGCTGCCAATACTTCTGAAATAATCTTTTTCTCCTCGGGCGATCGTATTTACAGGTACAATCCGGAGAACGAAGATTTCAGAGAGCTGACAACCACTTTCAATGGAAAAGAAATTACCATGCTGAAGGTTTCCGGCGCTATCGGTGATACCCTGATCGTTGGCGTGGAAGGAAGTATTTATTACCTGAATGTAGGCGTTGGCGCAAATGGAGAACTGGTTAAAAAAACAGACGGTATTCCAGGGGCTCCTATCGATATTGCCACCCGCTGA
- a CDS encoding DUF4843 domain-containing protein, with protein MKKILLIILIATVVAAGCQKAEELKYSGKDNIMLDFQGSSRDSIIHTFAYTPGKGIDTVYIPVRISGSRTDSSGADRKFILRAEKDSSTAKENLHFKPLEPYYTIKKGTGFTQVPIIIYSKDPELTNKSVTLHFRLYGNEDFDVKLTKLVYGKLVLSNKLERPNWWGMWFGAYYSRIKHEFFLIVTGLTELSTDGLDAPKNLYFESLVRDFMADPFKWVNKNPSKGYVIEKDGATENYVFYSSANPEKKIPYRKNLQTGLYYFIDEEGNEVK; from the coding sequence ATGAAAAAAATATTGCTCATCATACTAATAGCCACAGTGGTGGCCGCCGGATGTCAGAAAGCGGAAGAACTCAAATATTCCGGAAAGGATAACATCATGCTCGATTTTCAGGGATCCAGCAGAGACAGCATCATTCATACTTTCGCTTATACACCGGGTAAAGGAATCGATACTGTGTACATACCGGTAAGAATATCCGGATCCAGAACAGACTCTTCCGGAGCAGACAGGAAGTTTATCCTGCGTGCGGAAAAGGACTCTTCTACCGCGAAAGAGAACCTTCACTTCAAGCCGCTTGAACCCTATTACACCATAAAGAAAGGAACAGGATTCACGCAGGTGCCCATCATCATTTACAGTAAAGATCCGGAGCTAACCAATAAGTCTGTAACCCTTCATTTCAGGCTTTACGGCAACGAAGACTTCGATGTTAAACTGACCAAACTGGTGTACGGGAAGCTGGTTCTTTCCAACAAGCTCGAACGTCCGAATTGGTGGGGGATGTGGTTCGGGGCCTATTACTCCAGGATCAAACATGAATTTTTCCTTATTGTAACCGGCCTTACTGAACTTTCCACCGATGGCCTGGATGCGCCCAAGAATCTCTATTTCGAAAGTCTCGTGCGTGATTTTATGGCGGATCCTTTTAAATGGGTGAACAAAAATCCTTCGAAAGGATACGTGATTGAAAAAGATGGCGCAACTGAGAATTATGTATTCTACAGCAGTGCTAATCCTGAAAAAAAGATACCGTACAGGAAGAACCTGCAAACTGGTCTGTATTATTTTATTGATGAAGAAGGCAACGAAGTGAAGTAA
- a CDS encoding RagB/SusD family nutrient uptake outer membrane protein: MRSTLIKYTWLLMLACTLGSCKKWLDLQPETEISKDELFKTEAGFFEALNGAYTKCTEEGLYGLELTMGFPEVLAQNYTVEQGNDPKGYLQTAQYNYKDGNFINRKDNAWRTFYNAIVNSNLIISEIDAKKNVFNPGNYELVKGEAFALRAFLHFDVFRLFGSNLAAKKVGIPYVTAYSNKVTPTASADEVLNNIVKDLEQAKVLLKGVDSILSATYKVGYPVADDSATETSSKSLFLQNRRHRLNYYAVCGELARVYLYKNDKQNALLNAEEVIASKKFPWVKTVDFISVKPEEKDVILYPELIFMWPVQERTSAIFNFFQTGPGGIQLKETTYKSIYESGSVGAEDNRYKHWFSIFDQNFMRIMKYARNPNGDEDDQFANRYPQVVPAIRLSEMYYIAAEASFESNPAKALDYFNTVRMNRGIGTKLNTASYATFMDELVKEARKEFYAEGQLFYLYKRLNRSIVGQLGNQIAPSPEIFILPLPNDEIEFGGR; encoded by the coding sequence ATGAGATCGACTTTAATAAAATATACATGGCTCCTGATGTTGGCGTGCACACTGGGATCCTGCAAAAAATGGCTTGACCTTCAGCCGGAAACGGAAATATCAAAAGATGAACTTTTCAAAACGGAGGCCGGCTTTTTCGAAGCGCTGAATGGCGCTTATACAAAATGTACGGAAGAAGGACTGTATGGCCTGGAGCTTACCATGGGATTTCCTGAAGTGCTCGCGCAAAATTACACTGTGGAGCAGGGCAACGACCCGAAAGGATACCTGCAAACCGCGCAGTATAATTATAAGGATGGGAATTTTATCAACCGGAAAGACAATGCATGGCGCACTTTTTACAACGCCATCGTAAACTCGAATCTGATTATTTCAGAAATAGACGCAAAGAAAAACGTCTTCAATCCAGGTAATTATGAACTGGTGAAAGGAGAAGCTTTCGCTTTGCGCGCGTTCCTTCATTTTGACGTTTTTCGTTTGTTCGGTTCCAACCTGGCCGCTAAAAAAGTGGGCATCCCTTATGTAACGGCGTACTCCAACAAAGTTACGCCCACCGCTTCCGCGGATGAAGTGCTGAACAATATCGTGAAAGACCTGGAGCAGGCGAAAGTATTGCTCAAAGGTGTGGATTCCATTTTGTCGGCGACCTATAAAGTGGGTTATCCTGTAGCCGATGATTCCGCTACCGAAACATCTTCAAAATCACTTTTCCTGCAAAACAGAAGACACCGGCTCAATTACTACGCGGTATGCGGAGAACTGGCACGTGTTTACCTGTACAAAAACGACAAACAAAATGCCTTGCTGAACGCGGAGGAAGTGATCGCTTCCAAAAAGTTTCCCTGGGTGAAAACAGTTGACTTCATTTCCGTAAAGCCCGAAGAAAAGGATGTGATCCTTTACCCGGAACTGATCTTCATGTGGCCCGTACAAGAAAGAACTTCTGCGATCTTTAATTTCTTCCAGACCGGACCCGGAGGTATTCAACTCAAGGAAACTACTTATAAGAGTATTTATGAGTCGGGTTCCGTGGGCGCAGAAGACAACCGCTATAAACACTGGTTCTCTATTTTCGACCAGAATTTCATGCGGATCATGAAGTATGCCCGCAACCCCAATGGAGATGAAGACGATCAGTTTGCCAACAGGTATCCGCAGGTGGTGCCCGCCATCAGGCTGAGCGAAATGTACTACATCGCGGCGGAAGCGTCTTTTGAATCTAACCCCGCGAAAGCACTCGACTACTTCAATACCGTGCGTATGAACAGGGGAATAGGCACAAAACTTAATACGGCTTCTTACGCCACGTTCATGGATGAACTGGTAAAGGAGGCACGCAAAGAGTTTTATGCTGAAGGACAATTGTTTTACCTCTACAAACGCCTTAACAGGTCTATCGTAGGACAATTGGGCAACCAGATCGCGCCTTCTCCCGAAATATTCATTCTGCCCCTTCCTAACGATGAAATCGAATTCGGAGGACGGTAG